One window of Cohnella hashimotonis genomic DNA carries:
- a CDS encoding MerR family transcriptional regulator, giving the protein MEYTVQKLGRLAGVSARTLRFYDEVGILKPARISSSGYRIYGAAEVDRLQQILFYRELGVGLDRIKEIMGDPGYDGVRALRLHREELLERRERLDALIANVERTIDAREGGTDMSDEEKFEGFKDKLIADNEAKYGAEIRAKYGDETIDRSNAKLRGMSEADYAEMNKLADEIHASLAQAFKTGDAEGEAARRTAELHKQWLSYSWGSYSKEAHAGLAQMYVDDERFKAYYEKEPGMTAFLRDAIVAYTRQ; this is encoded by the coding sequence ATGGAATATACGGTACAGAAGCTGGGCAGGCTGGCGGGCGTAAGCGCCCGGACGCTGCGGTTCTACGACGAGGTCGGAATTCTGAAGCCGGCCAGAATCAGCTCGTCGGGCTACCGGATCTACGGGGCCGCGGAGGTTGACAGGCTGCAGCAGATTTTGTTCTATCGGGAGCTCGGCGTCGGCCTGGACCGGATCAAGGAGATCATGGGCGATCCGGGCTACGACGGCGTGCGGGCGCTGCGGCTTCATCGCGAGGAGCTTCTCGAACGAAGGGAACGGCTGGATGCGCTGATCGCGAATGTCGAGCGCACCATCGACGCCCGTGAAGGAGGAACGGACATGAGCGACGAAGAGAAGTTCGAAGGCTTCAAGGATAAGCTGATCGCGGACAACGAGGCCAAGTACGGCGCGGAGATCCGCGCCAAATACGGCGACGAGACGATCGACCGGTCCAACGCGAAGCTGCGGGGAATGAGCGAGGCGGATTACGCCGAGATGAACAAGCTGGCGGACGAGATTCACGCCTCGCTGGCCCAAGCGTTCAAGACCGGCGACGCGGAAGGGGAAGCCGCTCGGCGAACGGCGGAGCTGCACAAGCAGTGGCTCTCCTACTCCTGGGGCAGCTATTCCAAGGAGGCGCACGCGGGACTCGCGCAGATGTACGTCGACGACGAGCGGTTCAAGGCTTATTATGAAAAGGAACCGGGCATGACGGCGTTTTTGCGGGACGCGATCGTGGCGTATACACGGCAGTAA
- a CDS encoding glycosyltransferase family 4 protein, with product MNEIRLALFTDTYAPEINGVAKTLQRWTAYLEKRGIAVKVFAPAGPRRAPGYQETAERLASLPFFLYPACRLAMPVSPAAERSLLAFKPTVVHVATPFGTGLTGRRLALKHGIPLLASHHTHFARYLPYYNLNWAGALLRKYLHWFHRPCRRIFVPSPSVLEECRRDGWLGLRVWSRGIDASLFGREGDRAGWLSEHGLPASSFPVLCAGRLAPEKNLGTAIRAFHGFQARTNADARLVVAGDGPQEAELRRLSEQLGIDALFLGAVSQGELQRWMQASGALLFPSPTETFGNVALEAMACGLPVIAANAGALPDLVKDGETGLLCPPDDADAFAAALARLYEEPALREAISDRAYAYAGTRDWDGVFGELLAQLAGVCVEASAV from the coding sequence ATGAACGAGATCCGCCTGGCCTTGTTTACGGACACGTACGCCCCGGAGATCAACGGCGTAGCCAAGACGCTGCAGCGCTGGACGGCTTATCTGGAAAAAAGGGGGATCGCCGTCAAGGTGTTCGCGCCTGCCGGACCGCGTCGCGCGCCGGGCTACCAGGAGACGGCGGAGCGCCTCGCCAGCCTGCCGTTTTTTCTGTATCCGGCGTGCAGGCTGGCCATGCCGGTGTCTCCGGCGGCCGAGCGTAGCCTGCTCGCCTTCAAGCCTACGGTCGTGCATGTGGCGACGCCCTTCGGCACCGGCCTTACCGGGCGGCGCCTCGCGCTGAAGCACGGCATCCCGCTGCTCGCGTCGCATCATACGCACTTCGCGCGCTATCTTCCTTATTACAACCTCAACTGGGCAGGCGCGCTGCTGCGTAAGTACTTGCATTGGTTCCACCGCCCCTGCCGGCGTATTTTCGTGCCTTCGCCGTCCGTGCTCGAGGAATGCCGGCGCGACGGCTGGCTGGGCCTTCGCGTATGGAGTCGCGGCATCGACGCCTCGCTCTTCGGCAGAGAGGGAGACCGCGCGGGATGGCTGAGCGAGCACGGCCTGCCCGCTTCGAGCTTCCCGGTTCTATGCGCGGGCAGGCTCGCGCCGGAGAAAAACCTGGGTACGGCGATACGCGCTTTCCACGGCTTCCAAGCAAGGACGAACGCCGACGCCCGGCTGGTCGTCGCCGGGGACGGGCCTCAAGAGGCTGAGCTGCGCCGGCTCTCCGAGCAGCTCGGCATCGACGCCCTGTTCCTTGGCGCGGTGTCGCAAGGCGAGCTCCAGCGCTGGATGCAGGCATCCGGCGCGCTGCTGTTCCCGTCGCCGACGGAGACGTTCGGCAATGTCGCGCTGGAGGCGATGGCCTGCGGCTTGCCCGTGATCGCGGCGAACGCGGGGGCGCTGCCCGATCTCGTGAAGGACGGCGAGACCGGCTTGCTCTGCCCGCCGGACGACGCGGACGCCTTCGCCGCGGCGCTCGCCCGGTTGTATGAGGAGCCTGCGCTGCGCGAGGCGATCTCGGATCGGGCATACGCTTATGCGGGCACGCGCGATTGGGACGGCGTATTCGGCGAGCTGCTCGCGCAGTTGGCTGGCGTCTGCGTAGAAGCGTCCGCGGTCTAA
- a CDS encoding phosphatase PAP2 family protein: protein MALAQFYRMLSRFESNWFLYINIRWNRAALTTLFRLLSLIGGATFSLCVSLAVGLLADGIWRTAGWQALAAVVISHIPVALAKRLSPRSRPYQVLPQARTGPRPLQDPSFPSGHTTAAFALLTPWMIASPALIPLLLPIGAGVALSRVYFGLHYPSDTVAGMLLGSTTALLVGVWIA from the coding sequence ATGGCCTTGGCACAGTTCTATCGCATGTTGAGCCGCTTCGAGAGCAATTGGTTCCTTTATATTAACATCCGGTGGAACCGGGCAGCGCTGACAACGCTGTTCCGGCTGTTGTCGCTGATCGGCGGAGCGACATTCTCGCTCTGCGTCTCCCTCGCCGTCGGCCTGCTGGCCGACGGCATCTGGCGCACGGCCGGCTGGCAGGCACTCGCCGCGGTCGTCATCAGCCACATTCCCGTCGCGCTGGCCAAACGCCTGTCCCCCAGGTCCCGCCCTTATCAAGTATTGCCCCAAGCCCGGACCGGTCCTCGCCCGCTGCAGGATCCCTCTTTTCCTTCGGGCCATACGACCGCGGCCTTCGCCCTGCTGACGCCCTGGATGATCGCCAGCCCCGCCCTCATCCCGCTGCTGCTCCCGATCGGCGCCGGCGTCGCGCTGTCCCGCGTCTACTTCGGCCTCCACTACCCAAGCGACACCGTCGCCGGCATGCTGCTCGGCAGCACGACCGCGCTGCTTGTAGGCGTATGGATCGCGTGA